In Trifolium pratense cultivar HEN17-A07 linkage group LG7, ARS_RC_1.1, whole genome shotgun sequence, a genomic segment contains:
- the LOC123895955 gene encoding uncharacterized protein LOC123895955 has product MEQQQPLKQYHTLTRNPSRRFTRNYIQHRTNARNVDGHHIFLLNNINQINKVQASRTNVETNQRQQFYSELGRIEIEEGMKSKAMVECSVCLVELSVGSKEIRLSCSHV; this is encoded by the coding sequence ATGGAGCAACAACAACCACTTAAACAATATCACACTCTTACTAGAAATCCCTCAAGAAGGTTCACAAGAAATTACATTCAACATAGAACGAATGCTCGTAATGTTGATGGCcaccatatttttcttttaaacaacatcaatcaaatcaacaagGTTCAGGCTAGTAGAACAAATGTGGAAACAAACCAAAGACAACAGTTTTATTCCGAGCTTGGAAGAATCGAAATCGAAGAAGGAATGAAGTCTAAGGCTATGGTGGAGTGTTCTGTCTGCCTTGTGGAGCTTTCGGTTGGGTCGAAAGAAATTCGATTGTCTTGTTCACATGTCTAA
- the LOC123894462 gene encoding uncharacterized protein LOC123894462, with product MSSKFCLKVDERQIHKNLTGHSIRSILKKVQSPLLFRSVFSTFKAEIIRMVEFSISNARYTYVHDQKYPSENADMHHIVLRRSGSKYVFVYASALFVLACAIYLYFLEEKSISLVYYSLLFDIILVKLLLRKPVNKESVVIMPAFGVQLETHYMSGKVIRCFVPIDKILKPVLLECVTPVTCYWTLSLIVRDESEMVLVFKNLRPPIKMLVHVWKALCAATDNKEETSTHTK from the exons ATGTCATCAA AATTTTGCCTTAAGGTTGATGAAAGACAAATCCACAAGAACCTTACTGGACATAG CATCAGAAGCATCTTGAAGAAAGTTCAGTCGCCATTGCTCTTTCGTTCAGTATTTTCTACCTTCAAAGCTGAGATCATAAG GATGGTTGAATTCTCAATAAGTAATGCTAGATATACTTACGTGCATGATCAGAAATACCCCTCTGAAAATGCTGACATGCACCATATAGTTCTGAGGAGGAGTGGctcaaaatatgtttttgtgtaTGCCTCGGCACTTTTTGTATTAGCATGTGCCATCTATCTGTATTTTCTTGAG GAAAAATCTATCAGTCTTGTATACTACAGCTTGCTTTTTGACATAATTCTTGTCAAGTTGTTACTTCGGAAGCCTGTTAATAAAG AGTCTGTTGTGATTATGCCAGCTTTTGGAGTACAGCTTGAGACTCACTATATGAG TGGAAAAGTCATCCGATGCTTTGTTCCCATTGACAAGATTCTAAAACCTGTTTTACTAGAATGCGTGACTCCAGTGACTTGCTACTGGACTCTATCCTTGATTGTTCGCGACGAATCGGAAATGGTGTTAGTTTTCAAG AACTTGCGACCACCAATTAAAATGCTGGTTCATGTTTGGAAGGCCTTGTGTGCTGCAACAGATAATAAAGAAGAGACTTCTACACATACAAAGTAG
- the LOC123894461 gene encoding F-box/LRR-repeat protein 2-like, protein MRQRKKQKIVPQKTRIVEGATAAGDYCLPDECWETIFKFLIDEGDDNNHHFRSLSAVSKQFLSITNQLLFSLNVNNIVNKPSDFLSRIIHRFTNLNSLHLTGNKIYKSLRQISRLQFITLKSLHLNCKLSQFPSDALRLVSRNITTLTSLTCSHVPTFYSHHLLLIAACFPLLEQLDLSSPNFPKRIWQHHNSLNEGVKALSSSLLKLRKVDLTGHYYMDDQSLCYLFKNLKFLEEAIIIGCYHITNNGVANALRERPNLRSFSFTSYSYFDPEHAANNFIVCPQLMSLAFTFGHVSKTGIGILFASIFPNLQLLDLSRCSLYVDDIFHVLRNCTKIKQLNLTNYSGMMWHEMNFDVPNLEVLNLSHTMVEDEDLGVISKSCHGLLKLLLVNCCCVTKKGVHHVVENCKQLREINLNDCQNVHANVVASMVLSRPSLRRIIPPQPNYCFSDTDLELFSRRRCLVQTALTKNVKL, encoded by the coding sequence atgcgtcaaagaaaaaaacaaaaaattgttcctcAAAAAACAAGAATCGTTGAAGGAGCAACAGCAGCAGGAGATTATTGTTTACCTGATGAGTGTTGGGAAACTATCTTCAAATTCCTCATCGACGAAGGTGACGACAACAACCACCACTTCCGGTCACTCTCCGCCGTCTCGAAACAGTTTCTCTCTATCACTAACCAACTTTTATTCTCATTAAATGTCAATAATATCGTTAACAAACCCTCCGATTTCCTTTCTCGCATCATCCATAGATTCACCAATCTCAACTCTCTTCACCTCACCGGAAACAAAATCTACAAGAGTCTCCGCCAAATCTCTCGTTTACAATTTATCACTCTCAAATCACTCCATCTCAACTGTAAATTGTCTCAATTTCCATCCGACGCTTTACGACTCGTCTCCAGAAATATTACAACATTAACCTCACTCACATGTTCCCATGTTCCCACTTTTTATTCCCATCATCTCTTACTTATTGCTGCATGTTTTCCTTTGCTCGAACAACTCGACCTTAGTTCCCCCAATTTCCCCAAAAGAATTTGGCAACATCATAACTCACTCAACGAAGGAGTAAAGGCTCTTTCGTCGTCACTTCTCAAACTCCGGAAGGTTGATCTAACCGGTCATTACTACATGGACGATCAATCTCTTTGTTACTTGTTCAAGAACTTGAAGTTTCTTGAAGAAGCTATCATAATTGGTTGTTATCACATAACTAACAACGGTGTTGCTAATGCTCTCCGCGAGAGACCTAATTTGAGGTCTTTTTCCTTTACCAGTTACAGTTATTTTGATCCGGAACATGCTGCAAACAATTTTATTGTATGCCCTCAATTAATGTCTCTCGCTTTTACTTTCGGTCATGTAAGTAAAACAGGCATAGGAATATTGTTTGCTTCCATTTTCCCCAATTTGCAGCTGCTTGATTTGAGTCGTTGCAGCctatatgtagatgatattTTCCATGTTTTAAGGAATTGTACTAAGATTAAACAGTTGAACTTAACCAATTATTCAGGAATGATGTGGCATGAGATGAACTTTGATGTTCCCAATCTGGAGGTGTTGAACTTGTCACATACAatggttgaagatgaagatctcGGTGTCATCTCAAAGAGTTGTCATGGACTTTTGAAACTGTTACTAGTAAATTGTTGCTGTGTCACAAAAAAAGGAGTACATCATGTGGTAGAAAACTGCAAGCAACTGAGAGAGATCAATTTAAATGATTGTCAGAATGTACATGCTAATGTTGTTGCCTCCATGGTATTATCAAGGCCATCACTAAGAAGAATAATTCCTCCACAGCCCAATTATTGTTTTAGTGACACAGATTTAGAACTCTTCTCGCGTCGAAGATGCCTTGTTCAAACTGCTCTTACAAAGAACGTTAAACTCTGA
- the LOC123894458 gene encoding ribonucleoside-diphosphate reductase small chain, producing the protein MPSFPEEPLLAPNPDRFCMFPIQYPKIWEMYKKAEASFWTAEEVDLSEDPHHWNNLTDGERHFISHVLAFFAASDGIVLENLAGRFMKEVQVSEARAFYGFQIAIENIHSEMYSLLIETYIHDSVEKNRLFHAIETIPCITKKADWAMKWIDSSDSFAERIVAFACVEGIFFSGSFCAIFWLKKRGLMPGLTFSNELISRDEGLHCDFACLIYSLLRNKLSEERVKTIVRDAVEIEREFVCEALPCALVGMNGDLMSQYIEFVADRLLCELGCEKIYNVQNPFDWMDLISLQGKTNFFEKRVGEYQKASVMNSLTANGGAHVFKLDEDF; encoded by the coding sequence ATGCCTTCTTTTCCAGAAGAACCACTTCTCGCCCCAAACCCTGACCGTTTCTGTATGTTCCCAATTCAATACCCTAAAATCTGGGAAATGTACAAAAAAGCAGAAGCTTCATTCTGGACCGCCGAAGAAGTCGATTTATCGGAAGATCCTCATCACTGGAACAACCTAACCGACGGTGAACGCCATTTTATCTCACACGTTCTTGCCTTCTTTGCTGCTTCCGACGGCATTGTCTTGGAGAATCTTGCAGGAAGATTCATGAAAGAAGTTCAAGTATCAGAGGCGCGTGCTTTCTACGGATTCCAGATTGCGATCGAGAATATTCATTCTGAGATGTATAGTCTCTTGATTGAAACTTATATCCATGATTCTGTTGAGAAGAATCGTTTGTTTCACGCGATTGAGACTATTCCTTGTATTACAAAGAAAGCTGATTGGGCTATGAAATGGATCGATTCATCTGATTCATTTGCTGAAAGGATCGTTGCTTTTGCTTGTGTTGAAGGTATATTTTTCTCTGGAAGTTTCTGTGCAATTTTTTGGCTTAAAAAACGTGGTTTAATGCCTGGTTTAACTTTTTCAAATGAGCTTATTTCACGCGACGAAGGACTTCATTGCGATTTTGCCTGTTTGATTTATTCGCTTTTGAGGAATAAATTGAGTGAAGAGCGTGTGAAGACAATTGTACGCGACGCGGTTGAGATTGAGAGGGAATTTGTTTGCGAAGCGCTTCCTTGCGCTTTGGTTGGAATGAATGGTGATTTGATGAGTCAGTATATTGAGTTTGTTGCTGATAGGTTGTTGTGTGAGCTTGGTTGTGAGAAAATTTATAAtgttcagaatccttttgattGGATGGATTTGATTTCGCTTCAGGGGAAAACTAACTTTTTTGAGAAGCGCGTTGGGGAATATCAGAAAGCTTCTGTTATGAATAGCTTAACTGCAAATGGTGGTGCTCATGTGTTCAAGTTGGATGAGGATTTTTAG
- the LOC123895954 gene encoding uncharacterized protein LOC123895954, translating to MGVEEMVAMFLVVVGHGVGNRMIQERFQHSGETVSRHFHRVLHACLKLSFKYIKPKDPMFRDCHAKVKNDQSYWPFFKNAIGAIDGTHVSCVVSASDQPKFIGRKGYPTQNVMAVCDWNMCFTFVLAGWEGKYYLVDSGYPTPVGYIGPYRCERYHLPEFRRSSGFENHNEVFNYYHSSLRCTIERTFGVWKNRFAILRRMPKFKYETQVQIVVATMAIHNFIRRTAEVDSDFNLYEDENTVIHHDEIHRSNNLDPSQVFNVASSSEMDHVRDLIRNQIIESRLNN from the exons ATGGGAGTTGAAGAAATGGTTGCAATGTTTCTAGTCGTTGTAGGTCATGGTGTAGGCAATAGAATGATTCAAGAAAGATTTCAACACTCGGGTGAAACGGTAAGTAGACATTTTCACCGAGTTCTTCATGCTTGCCTTAAGTTGTCCTTTAAATATATCAAACCCAAAGATCCTATGTTTCGTGATTGTCATGCCAAAGTAAAAAATGACCAAAGTTATTGGCCATTTTTTAAGAATGCTATAGGAGCGATTGACGGCACACATGTGTCATGTGTAGTTAGTGCTAGTGACCAACCCAAGTTTATCGGAAGAAAAGGGTATCCGACACAAAATGTTATGGCTGTATGTGATTGGAATATGTGTTTCACTTTTGTATTAGCTGGTTGGGAAG GTAAGTATTATTTGGTAGATTCTGGGTATCCAACACCAGTCGGATACATCGGTCCCTATAGATGTGAACGCTACCATCTTCCCGAGTTTAGGCGTTCAAGTGGATTTGAAAATCATAATGAAGTATTCAATTATTACCACTCGAGTTTAAGATGCACAATAGAAAGAACTTTTGGGGTGTGGAAGAACAGATTTGCAATCCTACGTCGCATGCCGAAGTTCAAATATGAAACACAAGTTCAAATAGTAGTCGCAACAATGGCAATACACAACTTTATCAGAAGAACTGCTGAAGTGGATAGTGATTTTAATCTTTATGAAGATGAAAACACAGTCATTCACCATGATGAAATTCATAGATCAAATAACTTGGATCCGTCACAAGTTTTCAATGTAGCTTCTTCGTCAGAGATGGATCATGTTCGAGACTTAATTCGTAATCAGATTATAGAGTCTAGGTTAAATAATTAG
- the LOC123894459 gene encoding L10-interacting MYB domain-containing protein-like has translation MDTHKKKVLAVPPSTNDSKANWTDPKATESFLKACFDQVTKGERVGTCFTKKGWKGIVSQFNALTGRKYDKIKLKNRYDNLRKEWRVWDNLFGKVTGLGWNSEKNTVDAPDEWWENKILENPLYGKFRDKGLPFAQELTTLFKDVVATGEFAFAPSSGILPPKGYSSNDDEDVYRPCLKNLGLDVEEGSGDSEDASVGATTEFRNINLNTSQGAASQVSGQKRKRASGAEKKGKKKFTPSVAIAQAVCSILKWMVGMNTWNKIHNMMMMMM, from the exons ATGGATACACATAAGAAGAAAGTTTTGGCGGTTCCCCCTTCAACTAATGATTCCAAAGCTAACTGGACGGATCCTAAAGCGACTGAGAGCTTCCTCAAAGCATGTTTCGATCAAGTTACCAAGGGTGAACGCGTTGGTACGTGTTTTACTAAGAAAGGGTGGAAAGGTATTGTTTCTCAATTCAATGCTTTAACCGGAAGGAAATATGAcaagataaaattgaagaatAGGTATGATAATTTGAGAAAGGAATGGAGAGTATGGGATAACTTATTTGGAAAAGTTACCGGATTAGGGTGGAATAGTGAGAAGAATACCGTTGATGCACCAGATGAGTGGTGGGAGAACAAAATATTG GAAAATCCTCTATATGGAAAATTTAGAGACAAGGGACTTCCATTTGCTCAAGAACTAACCACACTTTTCAAGGATGTAGTGGCTACCGGAGAGTTTGCTTTTGCACCATCAAGTGGCATATTACCACCTAAGGGGTACTCGAGTAACGATGATGAGGATGTTTATCGCCCATGCCTAAAGAATCTTGGGTTGGATGTGGAGGAAGGCTCGGGTGATAGTGAAGATGCAAGTGTTGGAGCAACAACCGAATTTagaaatattaatttgaatacTTCACAAGGAGCTGCTAGCCAAGTTAGTGGACAAAAGAGGAAGAGAGCTAGTGGCGCTGAAAAGAAAGGCAAGAAAAAATTTACTCCCTCGGTCGCAATTGCTCAAGCTGT TTGCTCTATATTAAAATGGATGGTTGGAATGAACACTTGGAACAAAATACAcaacatgatgatgatgatgatgtaa